The nucleotide window TACCACCTTTGTCTTTTGCAAATTCTCTTACTCTGGCATCATTAATATCTTCAGTGACTGAATCAATAATAGCTGCTGATGATTTATTAGCACTGAGTGGGAGAACAAGTGATGTGCTCAATAATAGTCCTAAAACAGGAGTTAAGCCTATTCTTTGAAGAAACTTTCTGGAGTAGATTTTCTTTTTAGATGCCATATGTTTTTAGCTAGAAAGAAACTTTTTGTAATTAAAAAGGCATAGCTTTATAACGCTTGAGATAATTCCAAAAACGCAACTATCTTTCTCAAGCATGAATGCTTTATGTGTTTTTCACAAAACTCATTACAAATTAAAGTTAATTGCTTGCTAGCTAATATTTCCAGGGAATTTTCACTGATTTACTCTTCTCCGAAAAAACACAGATTGATCGTAAGAAATTAGATTTATAGTCAACTTTTTCAGTAAAAATACGGGGACTTAATAGTGCAAACAAGGGGCACGTTAAATCCTCCACACACACTTACATGTCTACTAAATCACTTCAAGCTGAATATCTTAATATCAGCCATTCAAAATAAGAATGAATACCTGAGTGAGGAATTTGAAGATAATTGAAGATAAGGAGAGAATATTGATATATTCTTTGGAAAGCTAAGCTTTGACAATACAGAGAAATTCAGATTTTGTACTAGCCTTTTATACTCAAAAAAAGTAACTAAAGACTTACTTGTAATTTTGTTTTTCTAAAAAATACGTATTTTCAGCAGCATTAGCCTTCGATTCAGTAGTGCTACTCACGGTGAATTTTTCTATGCATTGTGTTTGAAAAATTCATTTGGTACTTTCCATTTCAGTTATTGAAACTAGCAATTTTTAGAGAAGAAACACTCAATTCAACAACTAGTGAGGAAAAGCTATGAAAGCGGTAATACTGGCAGGGGGACTAGGAACGCGGATAAGTGAAGAGACAACAATCAAACCAAAACCAATGGTAGAGATTGGGGGAAAACCGATACTGTGGCACATTATGAAA belongs to Gloeocapsopsis sp. IPPAS B-1203 and includes:
- a CDS encoding sugar phosphate nucleotidyltransferase; the encoded protein is MKAVILAGGLGTRISEETTIKPKPMVEIGGKPILWHIMK